In Gemmatimonadales bacterium, the following proteins share a genomic window:
- a CDS encoding class I SAM-dependent methyltransferase translates to MKLISLRSVRSQTRAQWLGLGAIVAGVVTGLWGAGWAGAALCAVGTGAVVLAELARTEATLLQAARQQEALIQLQPLLGDFPVWLGGWAADPLVMRRAVELVAERRPRLVVECGSGSSTVVLARCLRRLGAGRLVSLEHDPEFARRTLEQLRLHGLADLVTLVTAPLVERPAPDGRSLRWYAPVYESALGEPIDLLVVDGPPGAGGPRARYPAVPLLGPHLAPGCAILLDDGNRADEREIAETWAREQGWRATRLPTGRGAWLLERA, encoded by the coding sequence ATGAAACTCATCTCCTTGCGCAGCGTCCGCTCCCAGACTCGGGCTCAGTGGCTCGGCCTCGGGGCCATCGTGGCCGGCGTGGTCACTGGACTCTGGGGTGCGGGGTGGGCCGGCGCCGCGCTCTGCGCCGTCGGGACCGGCGCCGTTGTGCTGGCCGAGCTGGCGCGGACGGAGGCGACGCTGTTGCAGGCCGCCCGGCAGCAGGAGGCGCTCATTCAGCTCCAGCCCTTGCTGGGTGACTTTCCGGTCTGGCTGGGCGGATGGGCCGCCGATCCGCTGGTGATGCGGCGCGCCGTCGAGCTGGTGGCCGAGCGGCGCCCGCGGCTGGTGGTGGAGTGCGGCTCGGGCAGCTCCACGGTGGTCCTGGCCCGCTGCCTTCGCCGGCTGGGCGCCGGCCGACTGGTGTCGCTGGAGCACGATCCCGAGTTCGCCAGGCGCACGCTCGAGCAGCTCCGCCTGCACGGCCTGGCGGATCTGGTCACCCTGGTGACGGCACCGCTGGTGGAGCGGCCCGCGCCCGACGGGCGGTCGCTCCGATGGTACGCACCGGTCTACGAATCCGCGCTGGGCGAGCCGATCGATCTGCTGGTGGTGGACGGTCCGCCAGGCGCCGGCGGGCCCCGCGCGCGCTACCCCGCGGTGCCGCTCCTCGGGCCGCATCTCGCGCCCGGGTGCGCCATCCTGCTCGACGACGGCAACCGCGCCGACGAGCGGGAGATCGCGGAGACCTGGGCCCGCGAGCAGGGGTGGCGCGCCACGCGGCTGCCCACCGGCCGCGGTGCCTGGCTGCTCGAGCGCGCGTGA
- a CDS encoding glycosyltransferase family 4 protein, with product MGTHLLLTYDFPPMSGGIARWMAELTKRYPPGSLVVSTGQHPDAADIDGTFPNRVDRLPIPARRLRTIQGILLWSRRAAVLARATEAEFIWCGNIKPAAYPAKWTMERVGVPFGVLLHGGDILILRHQVHQSSVKRRTARALLSSAAVLVANSQWTRDTCLTLLSELELDTPPDLVRVVALGADQAFFRPGIDTTDVRARYGLGPGRWLLSVARLTRHKGIDTALQALARLRTDYPDLRYAVVGAGEAQDALEQEARQLGVADQVRFLTDVPDRDLPALYNAAEIYLGVSRLMEQRVEGFGISLSEASACGLPVIAGRSGGIPEGVRDGETGLLVDAESAEAVAAAVRRLLADPGLRARLGTAGRRLIERHYNWDRVTSELARIGHELGRVRAREGAP from the coding sequence ATGGGCACCCACCTGCTCCTCACTTATGACTTCCCGCCGATGAGCGGTGGCATTGCCCGGTGGATGGCCGAGCTCACCAAGCGCTACCCTCCCGGCTCGCTGGTCGTCTCCACCGGACAGCATCCCGACGCGGCGGACATCGACGGGACCTTTCCCAACCGGGTCGACCGCCTGCCGATCCCGGCGCGAAGGCTCCGGACCATACAGGGGATCCTGCTCTGGTCCCGCCGCGCGGCCGTGCTGGCCCGGGCCACCGAGGCGGAATTCATCTGGTGCGGCAACATCAAGCCCGCGGCGTACCCGGCCAAATGGACGATGGAACGGGTGGGTGTTCCCTTCGGCGTGCTGCTCCACGGCGGCGATATCCTGATCCTGCGGCATCAGGTGCATCAATCCTCGGTCAAGCGCCGGACGGCCCGGGCCCTCCTTTCCTCGGCCGCGGTGCTGGTGGCCAATAGTCAGTGGACCCGGGACACCTGCCTCACCCTGTTGAGCGAGCTGGAGCTGGACACTCCGCCCGATCTCGTGCGGGTGGTCGCGCTGGGCGCCGACCAGGCGTTCTTTCGCCCCGGTATCGACACGACGGACGTACGCGCGCGCTATGGCCTCGGACCCGGCCGCTGGCTACTCTCGGTAGCGCGGCTCACCCGGCACAAGGGCATCGACACCGCACTCCAGGCCCTCGCCCGGCTGCGGACCGACTACCCCGACTTGCGCTACGCGGTGGTCGGGGCCGGTGAGGCGCAGGACGCCCTGGAGCAGGAGGCCCGCCAGCTCGGCGTGGCCGACCAGGTCCGCTTCCTCACCGACGTGCCCGACCGCGACCTGCCGGCGCTCTACAACGCCGCCGAGATCTATCTTGGCGTCTCCCGTCTCATGGAGCAGCGGGTGGAGGGATTCGGTATCTCACTCTCGGAAGCCTCAGCCTGCGGGCTGCCGGTGATCGCCGGCCGGAGCGGCGGAATTCCGGAAGGCGTGCGGGACGGTGAGACCGGCCTCCTGGTCGATGCCGAGAGCGCGGAGGCCGTGGCCGCTGCCGTGCGACGGCTGCTGGCAGATCCCGGGCTCCGCGCCCGGCTGGGCACGGCCGGCCGGCGCCTGATCGAGCGGCACTACAACTGGGATCGGGTCACCTCGGAACTCGCGCGGATCGGACACGAGCTCGGCCGGGTGCGCGCGCGGGAGGGCGCCCCCTAG
- a CDS encoding glycosyltransferase, whose translation MTLSEPGRTRRRVLIVGRGGSHRIEAAIARGVRELGHTVRLLDVPRWQQRLGGPAGRLIRWRADSFAPDSVLLTRHAAALDQPTLDALVRGRRSAFWSFDLVSKPHERIIRLARAVDRMFVTCPSQVELYQSAGIHAVHFLPLAADPALDRPARWSSRRYRCEVSFVGSGEYSFRHQLLRSVAARFALQIRGPGWEDADGDLPVAGGAVRGRQLARVVRGAAISLGAHAFRAQSTEQACPSNHMWKILACGGFYLGPWMEGIDSLAHGGEHCVWYDPAEEAVDLIHYYLHRPEIRSAIAHAGRRHVLEHHTYADRLALLLEGRGFSLDDTVPEADADGRAPMDQTA comes from the coding sequence ATGACGCTATCTGAACCTGGACGGACCCGCCGCCGCGTGCTGATCGTGGGCCGCGGCGGCTCCCACCGCATCGAGGCGGCGATCGCCCGGGGTGTCCGGGAGCTGGGCCACACGGTCCGCCTCCTCGACGTCCCCCGCTGGCAGCAGCGGCTCGGGGGCCCGGCCGGACGCCTCATCCGCTGGCGGGCCGACAGCTTCGCACCGGACAGCGTCCTCCTGACCCGCCATGCCGCCGCCCTGGACCAGCCCACGCTGGACGCCCTGGTCCGGGGCCGCCGCTCCGCGTTCTGGTCCTTCGACCTGGTGAGCAAGCCGCACGAACGTATCATTCGGCTGGCTCGCGCGGTGGATCGGATGTTCGTCACCTGCCCCTCGCAGGTGGAGCTCTACCAGTCCGCGGGTATCCACGCGGTGCACTTTCTCCCCCTCGCGGCCGATCCCGCGCTCGATCGCCCGGCGCGATGGTCCTCGCGCCGCTACCGCTGCGAGGTCTCCTTCGTCGGATCGGGGGAGTACTCCTTCCGGCACCAGTTGCTGCGTAGCGTCGCCGCGCGATTCGCCCTGCAGATCCGCGGTCCCGGCTGGGAGGACGCCGACGGCGATCTGCCGGTGGCCGGTGGCGCGGTGCGCGGCCGCCAGCTCGCCAGGGTGGTGCGGGGCGCGGCCATCTCGCTCGGCGCGCATGCGTTTCGTGCCCAGAGCACCGAGCAGGCCTGCCCCTCGAATCATATGTGGAAGATCCTGGCGTGCGGCGGCTTCTATCTGGGTCCCTGGATGGAGGGGATCGATAGCCTGGCCCACGGAGGCGAGCACTGCGTGTGGTACGACCCGGCGGAGGAAGCGGTGGATCTCATTCACTACTATCTGCACCGGCCCGAGATCCGCTCCGCCATTGCCCATGCCGGCCGCCGCCATGTCCTGGAGCATCACACCTATGCCGACCGCCTGGCTCTGCTGCTCGAGGGCCGCGGATTTTCGCTGGACGACACCGTGCCGGAGGCGGACGCGGATGGCCGCGCTCCAATGGATCAGACGGCGTAA
- a CDS encoding patatin-like phospholipase family protein: MDRPFTLVLSGGGLKGLAHIGVLRALEERGLVPGLVVGSSIGSLIGAAWAAGATIAQMEAKARGIRRRDVFQVAHTDVALRRLLAPSLYRREPLEALIASLVGEVTFRQLNRRLLVNTTDLHSGMQVMWGLPGLLDARVADAVAASCALPGIFPPRQIQGRAYVDGAVVENLPVRLAASLGSGPIVAVNVAATSIRRDVHETQGFAATYIRGLEIVMQTQIEGQLRDWTGPPLVMVQPRVEHISMFAFDKTEELMEAGYRATAQTLDQLDMDLHLIERGMHPTRRLRVLVDDARCVGCGACVVQAPKVFRLDQRGKAEVMTPVQTWSPVDGAYVLNCPTDAISVRPEETAA, translated from the coding sequence GTGGATCGACCCTTCACCCTGGTCCTGAGTGGCGGCGGCCTCAAGGGGCTGGCGCACATCGGCGTGCTGAGAGCCCTGGAAGAGCGGGGCCTGGTGCCGGGACTGGTGGTGGGGTCGAGCATCGGGTCACTCATCGGCGCTGCCTGGGCGGCCGGGGCCACCATCGCCCAAATGGAAGCCAAGGCACGCGGCATCCGCCGCCGCGACGTGTTCCAGGTGGCCCATACCGACGTCGCCCTCCGCCGGCTGCTCGCGCCCTCGCTCTACCGCCGGGAGCCGCTGGAGGCGCTGATCGCCAGCCTGGTCGGAGAAGTAACCTTCCGCCAGCTCAACCGGCGCCTGCTGGTCAACACCACCGACCTTCACTCCGGAATGCAGGTGATGTGGGGCCTCCCGGGTCTGCTCGATGCCCGGGTGGCCGACGCGGTGGCGGCGTCGTGCGCGCTGCCCGGGATCTTCCCGCCCCGGCAGATCCAGGGCCGGGCCTACGTGGACGGCGCGGTCGTGGAGAACCTTCCGGTCCGCCTGGCCGCCTCCCTCGGCTCGGGACCGATCGTCGCGGTCAATGTGGCGGCCACCAGCATCCGGCGCGACGTGCACGAGACCCAAGGGTTCGCCGCCACCTACATCCGCGGGCTGGAGATCGTGATGCAGACGCAGATCGAGGGGCAGCTCCGCGATTGGACGGGGCCGCCGCTGGTGATGGTGCAGCCGCGGGTCGAGCACATCTCCATGTTTGCCTTCGACAAGACCGAGGAGCTGATGGAGGCGGGTTACCGGGCCACGGCGCAGACGCTGGACCAGCTGGATATGGATCTGCACTTGATCGAGCGCGGCATGCACCCGACGCGCCGGCTGCGGGTACTGGTGGACGATGCCCGCTGCGTGGGATGCGGTGCCTGCGTGGTGCAGGCGCCCAAGGTGTTCCGGCTGGACCAGCGGGGCAAGGCCGAGGTGATGACCCCGGTCCAGACCTGGTCGCCCGTGGACGGGGCCTATGTGCTCAACTGTCCGACCGACGCCATCAGCGTACGGCCCGAGGAGACAGCGGCGTAA
- a CDS encoding glycosyltransferase, translating into MILRVVIIGAGRSHKNEAAIGRAVESLGLPSLVINAVTWTQNLGRLAAPLLQRRIEAFEPDVLICSRHALLLGEARLRSLFRGRYSAFWYFDLRIPPIKDVITLGRLVDTMYTTYAPQVEVFRQHGIERVLHLPQGMDPELDRPAPDPIPAAFRCDVVFVGSGKFENRFAVLRAVSGVAKLHIRGTDWERAPADMPVVGGPVYGPAYAQTVSGAAISLGANSLPEMAAQHGSASNRMWKVMGCGGFYLGEWVEGLDAFARHGEHCAWYRQPGEAAELARYYLDRPDERRAIAAAGREHALAHHTYAHRVRLLLDRRGYDAASPQTMV; encoded by the coding sequence ATGATCCTGCGCGTCGTCATCATCGGAGCGGGGCGGAGCCACAAGAACGAAGCCGCTATCGGGCGGGCCGTCGAGTCCCTGGGACTGCCCTCTCTGGTGATCAACGCCGTCACCTGGACCCAGAATCTAGGTCGGCTGGCCGCGCCGCTCCTACAGCGCCGGATCGAGGCGTTCGAGCCTGACGTGCTGATCTGCTCGCGGCACGCGCTGCTGCTGGGCGAGGCGCGGCTCCGGAGCCTCTTCCGCGGGCGCTATTCCGCCTTCTGGTACTTCGACCTCCGCATCCCACCGATCAAAGATGTCATCACCCTGGGCCGGCTGGTCGATACCATGTACACCACCTACGCGCCCCAAGTCGAGGTCTTTCGCCAGCACGGAATCGAGCGGGTCCTGCACTTGCCGCAGGGCATGGACCCGGAGCTCGACCGCCCGGCCCCGGACCCGATCCCCGCGGCTTTCCGCTGCGACGTGGTATTCGTCGGCAGCGGCAAATTCGAGAACCGTTTCGCCGTGCTCCGGGCCGTGAGCGGGGTGGCGAAGCTGCACATTCGCGGCACCGACTGGGAGCGCGCCCCGGCGGACATGCCCGTCGTGGGCGGCCCGGTGTATGGCCCGGCGTATGCCCAGACCGTGAGCGGCGCGGCCATCTCGCTGGGGGCCAACTCGCTGCCCGAGATGGCGGCACAGCACGGCTCCGCCTCGAACCGCATGTGGAAGGTCATGGGGTGCGGCGGCTTCTACCTGGGCGAGTGGGTCGAGGGGCTGGACGCCTTTGCCCGTCACGGCGAGCACTGCGCCTGGTACCGCCAGCCGGGCGAGGCCGCGGAGCTGGCGCGGTATTATCTCGACCGGCCCGATGAGCGGCGGGCCATCGCCGCCGCGGGTCGCGAGCACGCCCTGGCTCACCACACCTATGCCCACCGGGTCCGCCTGCTGTTGGACCGCCGTGGCTACGACGCCGCGAGCCCTCAGACGATGGTGTAG
- a CDS encoding glycosyltransferase, giving the protein MHVVLYHHARLPVRGYGGTERVVVWLTRGLAALGHRVTLLAPRGSRVPEAELIALDPAALRRREFDLAAQLPAAFDILHLHGPRYLPAGVPHVFTLHGNSKPGVTRPANTIYVSADHARRHGASAFVHNGVDPGEFVFRRAKGDYDLFLGRLHGLKGYRWAIEGARASGRRLVLAGGWRPSVRRGVRFVGSVDGAAKAEWLAGARCLWMPARWDEPFGLTAVEAMMSGTPVLGTRRGALPEVITPDVGALGDSVAELAALAHDIERIDPLACRARAERHFSHRVMAERYLRMYQGFLETGSLPEGVLPPGRAATLDLP; this is encoded by the coding sequence ATGCACGTCGTCCTCTACCATCATGCGCGACTCCCGGTACGGGGCTACGGTGGAACCGAGCGGGTGGTCGTATGGCTCACGCGCGGGCTGGCCGCGCTGGGACACCGGGTCACCCTGCTGGCGCCCCGAGGGTCGCGGGTACCGGAGGCGGAGCTGATCGCGCTCGATCCGGCGGCGCTTCGCCGGCGGGAGTTCGACCTCGCCGCGCAGCTTCCGGCGGCCTTCGACATTCTGCACCTCCATGGTCCGCGTTATCTGCCCGCCGGCGTGCCCCACGTCTTCACCCTGCACGGCAACAGCAAGCCCGGGGTGACCCGGCCGGCGAACACCATCTACGTCAGTGCCGACCATGCCCGGCGGCACGGTGCGTCAGCCTTCGTGCACAACGGAGTGGATCCCGGCGAGTTCGTCTTCCGGCGGGCGAAGGGCGACTACGACCTGTTCCTCGGACGGCTGCACGGGCTCAAGGGCTACCGCTGGGCCATCGAGGGTGCGCGCGCCAGCGGCCGCCGGCTGGTGCTGGCGGGCGGATGGCGCCCCAGTGTCCGGCGGGGCGTCCGGTTCGTGGGATCGGTGGACGGCGCGGCCAAGGCGGAGTGGCTCGCCGGCGCTCGCTGTCTCTGGATGCCGGCGCGATGGGACGAGCCGTTCGGGCTCACCGCGGTCGAGGCGATGATGAGCGGGACGCCCGTGCTGGGCACCCGGCGGGGTGCGCTGCCCGAAGTGATTACCCCGGACGTGGGAGCGTTGGGCGATTCGGTTGCCGAGCTTGCGGCACTAGCTCACGACATCGAGCGCATCGACCCGCTGGCCTGCCGGGCCCGTGCCGAGCGGCATTTCTCGCACCGCGTCATGGCGGAGCGATACCTGCGGATGTACCAGGGATTCCTCGAGACGGGTAGTCTGCCGGAGGGGGTGTTGCCGCCCGGCCGAGCGGCTACATTGGATCTTCCATGA
- a CDS encoding aminotransferase class V-fold PLP-dependent enzyme — translation MSADPAGAVAAPLDVAALRAGEFPWTGETIYLNNASVGPLPERSRLALEEFNRRRTMPFRLPDRDLFGTLTESRRLVAELLSVTPGEIGLTVNTGFGLTVVARALPLRPGDVVLVSDREFPANVYPWMRLGDAGVTMELVPTTPEGWPDEARLLERLRDPRVRVLAVSLVQFSSGYLADLAALSEATRRTGAYLVVDAIQGLGQVPVDLTRVQVDVLACGGQKWLLSPWGSGFVYIRRELIPTLDPPVTGWMAFEGTDDFTRLTQYNRTLRSDARRFELITLPYQDFAGMNASLELLLGLGVDRIAEHLRRLQEPLVRWAERGGGRIVSPQDAHRSGIIAVATGVVEEAFRRLKSARIICSLREGAIRLSPHAYNTVEEMERVVEVLEGNH, via the coding sequence GTGAGCGCCGACCCGGCGGGCGCCGTCGCGGCGCCGCTCGATGTGGCCGCGCTCCGGGCCGGAGAGTTCCCCTGGACCGGGGAGACGATCTACCTCAACAACGCGAGCGTCGGCCCGCTCCCGGAGCGGTCCCGCCTGGCGCTGGAGGAGTTCAACCGGCGCCGGACGATGCCGTTCCGACTCCCGGATCGTGACCTCTTCGGCACCTTGACCGAGAGCCGCCGCCTGGTGGCGGAGCTCCTCTCGGTGACGCCAGGCGAGATCGGATTGACGGTGAACACCGGGTTCGGCCTCACGGTTGTGGCGCGCGCGCTCCCGCTCCGGCCGGGAGACGTGGTGCTGGTGAGCGATCGCGAGTTCCCGGCCAACGTCTACCCCTGGATGCGCCTGGGCGATGCCGGCGTGACCATGGAGCTGGTGCCGACCACGCCGGAAGGCTGGCCGGATGAGGCCCGTCTGCTGGAACGCCTGCGAGACCCGCGGGTACGGGTGCTGGCGGTCTCGCTGGTGCAGTTCAGCAGCGGTTACCTGGCGGACCTGGCGGCGCTCTCGGAGGCGACCCGCCGGACCGGGGCCTACCTGGTAGTGGATGCGATCCAAGGGCTGGGCCAGGTGCCGGTGGACCTCACGCGCGTCCAGGTCGACGTCCTCGCCTGCGGCGGGCAGAAGTGGTTGCTTTCCCCCTGGGGCTCGGGCTTCGTGTACATCCGGCGGGAGCTGATCCCCACCCTGGATCCGCCGGTGACCGGCTGGATGGCCTTCGAGGGCACCGATGATTTCACCCGGCTCACCCAATACAACCGCACCCTCCGGTCCGATGCCCGGCGGTTCGAGCTGATCACGCTCCCGTACCAGGATTTCGCGGGGATGAATGCGTCGCTGGAGCTGCTCCTGGGGCTGGGCGTCGATCGGATCGCGGAGCATTTGCGGAGACTCCAGGAGCCGCTGGTTCGCTGGGCGGAGCGGGGCGGGGGCCGGATCGTCTCACCGCAGGACGCCCATCGCTCCGGCATCATTGCCGTGGCAACTGGTGTCGTGGAGGAGGCGTTTCGCCGACTCAAATCGGCACGGATCATCTGCAGCCTGCGCGAGGGTGCCATCCGGCTGAGCCCGCACGCGTACAACACGGTGGAGGAGATGGAGCGGGTGGTCGAGGTGCTCGAAGGCAACCACTAA
- a CDS encoding glycosyltransferase family 4 protein, whose protein sequence is MSPAVPGMRVALMIGAVGWRGSAASYAKIAQGLLERGHQSLLLTGAPRLTRRFEEEGLPVTQLPAKNTGPREVWALNRALRGLGAQAIIVDTPRDLRLAGYATLPLKTAVVYRYNLNYRGARGHLADRMYARRISLLVFQSHFIREDAYRQSPWLRRIPQVRIPNGYDTVRYRPDPQAGLAFRAAYRIGPDRFVVLTPGKLARNKGHEVAFDALAGVVAREHPPITYVVMGDGARETELRSLADRLSLPTIFTGLLSPAEVAAALNAADLVVHPSPRETFPNAVGEAMSCARPVVAADGGGTGELVGRDGSAGLLVPPGDPDALGATVAALLDDPGRRRLLGEGGRRRIEVEFPLHRMVDGYEAALGGALRVHSSLPPLLR, encoded by the coding sequence GTGAGCCCGGCCGTTCCCGGCATGCGCGTGGCTCTCATGATCGGTGCGGTCGGCTGGCGCGGATCGGCCGCCAGCTATGCCAAGATCGCCCAGGGGCTGCTGGAGCGAGGACACCAGTCGTTGCTGCTCACCGGCGCCCCCCGCCTCACCAGGCGATTCGAAGAGGAAGGCCTGCCGGTGACCCAGCTCCCGGCCAAGAATACCGGCCCGCGCGAGGTCTGGGCATTGAACCGGGCGCTGCGCGGGCTGGGCGCGCAGGCCATCATCGTCGACACGCCGCGCGACCTGCGCCTGGCGGGATACGCCACGCTCCCGCTCAAGACGGCGGTGGTGTATCGCTACAATCTGAATTATCGGGGCGCGCGAGGGCACCTGGCCGACCGAATGTACGCCCGGCGCATCTCCCTCCTGGTGTTTCAATCGCACTTCATCCGGGAGGACGCCTACCGGCAGTCTCCCTGGCTTCGCCGGATTCCCCAGGTGCGAATCCCCAATGGCTACGATACCGTGCGCTACCGGCCCGATCCCCAGGCCGGGCTGGCCTTCCGCGCGGCGTACCGGATCGGCCCCGACCGCTTCGTGGTCCTCACGCCCGGAAAGCTGGCGCGCAACAAGGGTCACGAAGTGGCCTTCGACGCGCTGGCGGGAGTGGTGGCCCGGGAACATCCGCCCATCACCTATGTCGTGATGGGCGACGGCGCCCGGGAGACCGAGCTTCGGTCGCTGGCCGACCGGCTGTCGCTGCCGACGATCTTCACCGGATTGCTGAGTCCGGCGGAAGTGGCGGCCGCGCTCAATGCGGCCGATCTGGTGGTGCACCCCTCGCCCAGGGAGACATTCCCCAACGCGGTGGGCGAGGCGATGTCGTGCGCCCGTCCCGTGGTGGCCGCGGACGGGGGTGGCACCGGCGAGCTGGTCGGTCGCGATGGTAGCGCCGGGCTCCTGGTGCCGCCGGGCGATCCCGACGCGCTCGGCGCCACTGTCGCGGCGTTGCTCGACGATCCTGGCCGCCGCCGGTTGCTGGGCGAGGGCGGTCGCCGGCGGATCGAAGTCGAGTTCCCGCTCCATCGCATGGTCGACGGCTATGAAGCCGCGCTCGGCGGGGCGCTCCGCGTCCACTCGTCGCTCCCGCCGCTCCTGCGCTAG
- a CDS encoding class I SAM-dependent methyltransferase gives MNTLAQLAAADEYDRQYREWIERQGPRAFDLDWRLTHLQWSQRALLRRYPPEGKRVLDFGCFDGVFTLRLQQLGGEAVGYDISPAAIGQAKQFRGSAARPVFTTMPPGPGQFDRIYCSEVLEQFEDDSGLIGELVGYLAAGGAVVGTTPVRDTRSDPDPKRLYDEALLQRALAPWGKVRAHRHYRSRLRNLLPVRRRGDAVFIFEVTPLSPRAVR, from the coding sequence GTGAACACCTTGGCGCAACTCGCCGCGGCGGACGAGTACGACCGGCAGTACCGCGAATGGATCGAGCGGCAGGGGCCGCGCGCGTTCGACCTCGACTGGCGACTCACCCATCTCCAGTGGAGCCAGCGGGCGCTCCTGCGGCGCTATCCGCCGGAAGGGAAGCGTGTGCTCGACTTCGGGTGCTTCGATGGGGTGTTCACGCTGCGGCTGCAGCAGCTGGGCGGGGAGGCGGTGGGGTACGACATCTCACCCGCGGCCATCGGCCAGGCCAAGCAGTTTCGCGGGTCCGCGGCACGGCCGGTATTCACCACCATGCCGCCGGGGCCGGGGCAGTTCGATCGGATCTACTGCAGCGAAGTGCTGGAGCAGTTCGAGGACGACTCGGGGCTGATCGGTGAGCTGGTGGGATATCTGGCGGCCGGGGGAGCTGTCGTGGGCACCACGCCGGTGCGCGACACCCGTTCCGATCCTGACCCCAAACGGCTCTACGACGAAGCCCTGTTGCAGCGGGCGCTGGCGCCCTGGGGGAAGGTGCGGGCGCATCGGCATTACCGGAGCCGGCTGCGGAACCTGCTTCCTGTCCGGCGGCGGGGCGACGCGGTGTTCATCTTCGAGGTTACGCCGCTGTCTCCTCGGGCCGTACGCTGA
- a CDS encoding helicase HerA-like domain-containing protein, which translates to MASSFTEMLAAGYASTDPSVTLGAALESGGGVHQEPKVKIPLAMLNRHGLIAGATGTGKTKTLQLLTEQLVAQGVPVFVADIKGDLSGLAVPGEASDRIAQRAKDIGWTWKPAGAPVEFVSLTGALGVQLRATVSSFGPLLLGKALSLNETQTSVLTMVFKYCDDNQLLLLDLSDLRAVLQFLSSDTGKPALAQYGGMSGASVGVLLRKLVELESQGAEKFFGEPEFDVKDMLHVTSDGRGVVTCLEISDVQDKPLLYSTFIMWLLAELYHNLPEAGDLPKPKLVFFFDEAHLLFADASKAFLEQVQQVVRLIRSKGIGVYFVTQTPKDVPSEVLAQLSNRVQHALRAHTPDDEVALKATARTFPKTQFYDLEETLTSLGIGEAVVTGLDARGSPGPVVATRLVPPGSRMAPLTPEELQADIRESDLIQEYGKTVDRESAREILAARMAKTEPPATPAPTSSRGGSAARTVAQVAGGALVGALSSSIGRSIGREVVRGLFGLLGAKPSRSTTRSRW; encoded by the coding sequence ATGGCTTCCTCATTCACAGAAATGCTCGCGGCCGGCTACGCATCCACGGACCCGTCGGTGACTCTTGGCGCCGCGCTCGAGTCCGGTGGCGGGGTCCACCAGGAGCCCAAGGTCAAGATCCCCCTCGCCATGCTCAACCGCCACGGGCTCATTGCCGGAGCCACGGGCACGGGCAAGACCAAAACGCTCCAACTGCTCACCGAGCAGCTCGTGGCGCAGGGGGTGCCCGTTTTTGTTGCCGACATCAAGGGTGACTTGAGCGGGCTGGCAGTGCCGGGGGAGGCGAGTGATCGGATCGCCCAGCGCGCCAAGGACATCGGCTGGACATGGAAGCCAGCCGGCGCGCCGGTCGAGTTCGTAAGCCTCACCGGCGCACTCGGAGTGCAGCTCCGGGCGACCGTCAGCTCGTTCGGCCCGCTGCTCCTGGGGAAGGCGCTCTCGCTCAACGAGACCCAGACCAGCGTCCTTACCATGGTTTTCAAATATTGCGACGACAACCAGCTTCTCTTGCTCGATCTGTCGGACCTGCGGGCCGTACTCCAGTTCCTCTCTTCGGACACGGGCAAGCCGGCGCTGGCTCAGTATGGGGGGATGTCAGGTGCATCGGTGGGGGTGCTGTTGCGCAAGTTGGTGGAGCTCGAATCCCAGGGGGCCGAGAAGTTCTTCGGGGAACCCGAGTTCGATGTGAAGGACATGCTGCACGTCACCTCCGACGGTCGAGGCGTGGTCACTTGTCTGGAGATCTCGGACGTGCAGGACAAGCCGCTGCTCTATTCCACTTTCATCATGTGGCTGCTGGCGGAGTTGTATCACAATCTGCCGGAGGCCGGCGACCTGCCCAAACCGAAGCTGGTCTTTTTCTTCGACGAAGCTCATTTGCTGTTCGCCGACGCTTCAAAGGCCTTCCTCGAACAGGTCCAGCAGGTGGTCCGACTCATCCGGTCGAAAGGCATCGGGGTCTACTTCGTCACCCAGACGCCGAAGGACGTGCCCAGCGAGGTGCTGGCGCAGCTCAGCAACCGGGTCCAGCACGCCCTTCGAGCCCATACGCCGGACGACGAGGTGGCACTCAAGGCGACGGCGCGCACCTTCCCCAAGACCCAATTCTACGATCTCGAGGAGACGCTCACCTCTCTGGGAATCGGCGAAGCCGTGGTCACGGGGCTGGACGCCCGCGGTTCCCCGGGGCCGGTCGTGGCGACTCGGCTCGTCCCCCCAGGGTCACGCATGGCGCCGCTCACGCCCGAGGAGCTGCAGGCGGACATCCGCGAGAGCGATCTGATCCAGGAGTACGGAAAGACCGTGGACCGGGAGAGCGCGCGGGAAATCCTCGCCGCGCGGATGGCGAAGACGGAGCCGCCCGCGACACCGGCTCCGACGTCCTCGCGCGGCGGCTCGGCGGCCAGAACGGTGGCACAGGTCGCGGGCGGGGCGCTCGTGGGGGCCCTCTCCTCCAGCATCGGACGGTCGATCGGGCGCGAGGTGGTGCGCGGTCTGTTCGGCCTGCTGGGCGCGAAGCCGTCCCGCAGCACGACCCGATCGCGCTGGTAG